The DNA window AAGTGCTGCGCGACCGGCGCGAACTGCTCCGCCGCGCCGTGGACTTCGCGGGCCTCGACGAGAAGTCCCACGAGGAGTTCTACGGCTCCTTCGCCGCCGTCCTGAACCGGTCGGTGACCGGGCCGCAGCTGGACCGCCACCAGGAGCTGCTCGCCCTGCTCCGGGCAGGCGCCGTCACCGTCCCCTTCGGCCCCGAGCCGGAACTCGCCTGGGACGCGCAGGAGGAGCGCTGGCGGCTGTCCTCCACCCGGCTGGGCACGCCGTACACCGCGACCGCCGACTGGCTGGTCCACGCCACCTCCGGCCAGCCCGACGTCGAGCGCACCGGCAGCCCGCTGCTCGCGGACCTGGTCCGCAACGGCACCATCCGCCGGCACCGCCCCGCCGTCGCCAGCAGCCGGGGCGTCGACCTCACCCGCGGCCTGCACCCGGTCGGCCGCGACGGCGAGCAGGACGAGCGGATGTGGGTGCTCGGCCCGCTGTCCGAAGGCACCACCTTCTACAACCACTACGTGCCGTCGCCGGGCGGCTTCTCACGGGCCCTGATGGACGCCCACCGCAGTGCCACCGCCATGCTCGAAGCAGCGCAGCGCCTGTCCGAACTGCCCCTGACGACTGCAGAGATGGCATCTGCAAAGGTGGCTACGTGAACGCTGCTCTCGCAACCCTCCCCATCCTCGTCACGCTGGGGCTTCTCGCCCTGAGCGTGCGCGCCCTGTACGCAAGCCTGGCGGCCCTGGCGACCGCACTGGTCCTCACGGCCACCTCGTTCCGCACCCCCCTGGGCGATCTCGGCGACGCCCAGCTGCACATGCTGCCGACCATCGTCGAACTGGGCGCGATCCTCTTCGGAGGCATCCTGCTCAGTGAGCTGATGACCCGCACCGGCGCCCAGTCCCGCATGGGCAACTGGATAGGCAGCGCCTGCAGTTCCCCCAGCCGGGCGGTGCTGCTGGTGATGCTCGGCGTGACGCCGTTCGCCGAGTCGCTCACCGGCTTCGGCATCGGCGTCATCGTGGCCATCCCGCTCCTGCGCCAGCTCGGCCTGCCGCCGGCGAAGGCCGCCGTGGTCGGGCTGCTGGGCCTGGTCACCGTGCCGTGGGGCTCCCTGGCACCGGGCAGCCTCGTCGCCGCCGAACTCGGCGACGTCGACTTCCAGCAGCTGGGCATCGACTCCGCCCTGCTGTCCGCGCCCGTCTTCCTCATCTGCGGTGCCGCGACGCTGGTCGTCGCCCTCGGCGCGCGGCGGGCGCTGGCCTCGGCCGGCGACCTGCTGCTGGCCGTGGCGGCGCTCTGGGGCACCGTCTGGGCCGTCAACACCTTCATCGGCGTGCCGCTGGCCGGCGTCCTCGGCGGACTCGTCACCATGGTCGTCCTGCTGGTGGTCTCCCGGATGCTGGAGCGGGGCGGCGCGGAGGGCAAGCGCGAGCCCATCGGCCGCACGCTCTCCCCGTACGGCTTCCTCGTCGCCGGCCTCCTGGTGAGCCGGCTGATCCTGGAGTCGGCGGGCGTCAAGGAAGGCTGGTGGACGGTCGTCGCCGGCCCCGGCGGCTGGCTCCTGGTGACCGCCGCCCTCACGCCGAAGCTGCTCGGCGCCGGGGAGCCCGTCCTGGGCCCGGCCGCCGTCGCCGCCCTCGGCCGCTGGTGGCAGGTGACCCTGACGACCGTCGTCTTCCTCACCCTGGGCACCGTGCTCACCGTGACCGGCATGAGCCGGGAGCTCGCCGAGGCCTGCGCCACGATCGGCTCCTCCTACCTCGTGCTCGCCCCCTGGATCGGCGCCGTCGGCGGCTTCCTCGCCGGCTCCAACACCGGCGCCAACGCGATGTTCGCCGCCAGCCAGGCCAACACCGCCGAGGCGCTCGGCTACTCCACCGGCCACCTCGTCGCCGTGCAGAACGTCAGCGCGGCCCTGGCCTCGGGCGCCTCCAGCGCCCGCGTGGTCCTGGCCGCACAGCTGGCGCAGAACGCCCCCGGCCCGGCGGCGCCGTCCAAGGCACCGAAGCCGGCCGGAACGTCCGCACCGTCCTCTTCGCCTTCGGGAACGGCGACCGGGACGATGACCACCCCGGTGGTGCAGACCGCCGTGAACGCGGACACGGACACGGACGCCGACCGCCCCGTGGACACCCGGTGGGTCCTGCGCACGGTGCTTTCCGTGCACGCCCTCGTGTTCCTCACGACGGGAGTCATCGCAGTCCTCTGGCAATGAGACCCGAGAGAACCCGACAGAAAGAACGCTCATGACCCACCCCGTTGTGCTGATAGCCGACCCGCTCTCACCCGCAGCAGTCGACGCCCTGGGCGAAGGGGTCGAGATCCGCCACTGCGACGGCACGGACCGCGCCGCCCTCCTGGCGGCCGTCCGGGACGCCGACGCCCTGCTCGTCCGCAGCGGCACCCGCGCCGACGCCGAGGTCATCGCGGCCGGAACCCGTCTCAAGGTCATCGGCCGGGCGGGCGTCGGCCTCGACAACGTCGACGTCGACGCGGCGACCCGCGCCGGCGTCCTCGTGGTCAACACGCCCACCGCCAACATCGTCAGCGCCGCCGAGCTGACCTGCGCCCTGCTCCTGGCGGCCGCCCGCAACGTTCCGCAGGCCGGCCACTCCCTGAAGCAGGGATCCTGGGAGCGCAGCCGCTTCACGGGCACCGAGCTCTCGGGAAAGGTGCTCGGCATCGTGGGCCTGGGCCGCATCGGCGCGCTGGTGGCCGAGCGAATGACGGCGTTCGGCATGAAGATCGTTGCCTACGACCCCTACGTGACGCCCGCGCGCGCGGCGGAGCTCGGCATCGAGACGACCGGCCTCGACGACCTCCTCACCCGCGCCGACTTCGTCACGGTCCACCTGCCCAGGACGCCCGAGACGATCGGCCTCATCGGCAAGGACGAACTGGCGAAGGCCAAGCCCACCGCGTACTTCGTCAACGTCGCCCGCGGCGGGATCATCGACGAGCCCGCCCTGGCCGACGCCCTCCGCGCCGGCCGCATCGCGGGCGCGGCCCTGGACGTCTTCGAGACCGAGCCCCCCGTCGACTCCCCCCTCCTCACCCTGGACAACGTGGTGGCCACCCCCCACCTGGGCGCCTCCACCCACGAGGCCCAGGAGAAGGCGGGAACCCAGGTGGCGAAATCAGTGATCCAGGCCCTGACGGGCACCCCGGTCCCGGACGCGGTCAACACTCCGGAGCCCCGCCCCTTCGCGGCCGTGGGCAGCTGAGAGCCCGGAACACGTAGGCACGACGGGTGGGGCCGCTCTCCTTATAGGAGGAGAACGGCCCCACCCGTCGTACGCACGAATGTGTCCCGGACCACCACCAGGCCGTCCAGGCACACCAAAAACAGGCCAGGCCCGATTTCCCTCAGCGAGAGAAACCAGGCCTGACCTGCTGTTTCCGAAGTCGGGGTGGCGGGATTTGAACCCACGACCTCTTCGTCCCGAAGCAACTCGGGTGGGTGCCCGATCTCGGGACGCCGCGCCTCTCGCCTGCTACGAGGGTCCGCCAGCGTACGTGGTTGTTCGCCGTTGTGCGTCGGCGTTGTCACGCAGTTAGACACGCAGCAAGAGGGGTTGCCTCCAACACGCTTTCCAAGTCTGTTGGCGCAGGTGGGTGTCCTGTTCGGGGATGTTCGTAGGCGTTCAGGGCTCTCTTCAGGCCACCGCAAGGCAGCGGCGTGTACGGCTATGAGCGACGATGCACTGAGCTGAATGAGACGGAAACTGAGACGGCTCCTCCGGGGAGCCTTCGGCGGGCTGGGCTGGGGGCCACATGTAAGAGCGGTCAACTATTCGTTGACGCACGCAGAGGCTCGGATCGGCTGGCGAGAGCTCGTGACCTTGCCTTTCGCGGCCCCTTGGGCGTTCTCGGTACAGGATAACTTTTTACTGTGACGCGAGGCGTGGCGGGAAGGTTTGGCAGCCTATTTGCATCAGATTCCGAAGGGGGTTTCAGTGCAGAAGATCGCAGGTTCGATTCGTCGTCGCTTAATTCAAGCCGCAGCTGCGGCGGGGGAGGGGCAGTACTGTCAGCTCGGGCTCCTGGTTATCTGCTCGCGCTTTGTGAGTGCAGAGCAAATGACAGCGTTGACTGGCGTGCTTCTTGTGTGGCAGCGTGCCGTCGAGGCCCGTGCTGCACGGATGGCTACGCGTCCCTTGGATCGTCCGAGGTAGCTTGTTCCATCCGTAGTATCCGGAAGGCAAGTGCCAAGTTCTCGGAGTGGTTGTTCAGTCGATGCTGGGTATCGACCACATACCCGAATCGATTTTGCCTTCTCCGGTTCATGAAAGTGCGCTCCGCCTCGCTGGAGCCTCCGGCGAGGCGTAAGAACCGCTGCTCTGCGGCTTGGCGACTTCTCATGCCCATCGCATCCGCGATTTCCCGAAATGTGATCCCACGCTTGCGCGAGTTCCGTAGAAGGCCTTCCTCGATGAACTCGATAAGTACTTTTGCTTCGCTGACGAGTGTGAGACCGTCGAGGATATCTTGTCGCGTGCGCCTCATTCCCTTAGGGGGTGACGCCAATAATGCGAGAAAGATGGCCACGTCGACTATGAAATGGTTTGCCTCGTCATTTCTCTCCCAATATCGCTCCCCGAGTCTCGAATAGGACTGGATTACCTTGAGGGGTAGCCATATGTATCTGCCCGGGAATGATGTTCTGCGCGAACTCATGGGTGCACCCTAGAGCCAGTTGTGGCACTATGTCAGCGACTTTGGGAGGTGCGACTGGTGCTCTCCTGGGAGACGGGCACCGCTCTCTGTCGCCACAGTGGGCGTGAGTGCTTGCCGATATCGCCGGTTGCTGGGTTGTCAGTCCTATAGGTCGCGCTTAGGCGGATTCGAGCAGGTGGTGACCGTCGTGAGCGCGTACGTGAGGCATGGGTGTCGTGGTGTCCAGGGCGTCCAGCACGCGCACGGCGTAGACCTCTCCCATCCATTTCTCGACTTCCTCAGGCGTCAACCACTCCACGGCTGTCGACTCGCTCGATGTCCGCTCCATGCCTTCTTCCGGCCGGCACCGGAAGACGAGCGCCACAACGCCCCGGCTCATGTTCTTGTAGATCCCAGTCAGGCGCTCCACCGAGACGCGGATGCCCGTCTCTTCCAAGACCTCGCGGATGACGCCGGCCTCCGGCTGCTCCTCCAGCTCCAGGACGCCACCCGGAGGCTCCCACGTGCCGTTGTCCGCCCGGCGGATCGCGAGGACGCGGCCGTCCTCGCGTACGACGATGCCGGCGACGGAGACCGAGTGCAGCGCCACTATTGAGTCCTTCCCGGTAGCGTTACTCATGTAGAGGAGTTTAGGTCTAGAGGTCTTTAGGAGGCCCGGGGGCGTGAGTGCAATGTCGAGAGACTCCGGCAAGCCGCGGTATCTGCAGATCGCTGACGACCTCGCCCAGCAGATCAGGACCAAGGTTCTGGCGCCAGGCGAGCAGGTACCCAGTGAAGCCGATCTCATGGACCGGTACGCGGTGGCGCAGGGCACCGTGCGCAAAGCTATGACGGAGCTGCGGGCGACCGGGCTGATCGAGACGCACCACGGCAAGGGCTCCTACGTGAGGAACCGCCCTCCTGTACGTCGGAAGTCGTCAGATCGCTTCCGGCGGTCTCACCGCCTGGCAGGCAAGGCTGCCTACCTGGCGGAGGCTGAGCAGGCAGGGAGTACCGCCAGCGTCCGAGTGCTCTACGTGGGGCCCGTCGAGGCGCCGGCGGAGATCGCAGAGCGGCTGGCGGTCCCCGCTGGCGCAAAGGTGCTCGCGCGCCGTCGGCTCTACTTCAGCGACGGCATCCCAACCGAGGAAGCCACCTCGTACCTGCCGTGGGATGTGGCCAAGGACATCCCGGAGCTCTTCGAGGAGAATCCCGGGGGCGGCGGCATCTACGCCCGACTGGAGGAGCACGGCCACCGGTTGAAGGAACTCGCGGAAACCGTCCGCGTGCGCCTCGCGACGAAGCAGGAGACGGTTGCCCTGAGCCTCAGCCCTGGGTCCCCCATCATCCATCTGACCCGGAATGCCGAGTCGGAGGCGGGCCGCGTGGTCGAGGTCTGCGACACGATCATGGCGGCTGACCAGTTCGTTCTCGACTACCGCATCCCTGCAGGCGATTAGGCGCCTCCCAGCACGTCCGCAACCCGTCGCCGCCGACTTGGCGCGACGGGTTGACTCATGTGCAGGAGTGCGCCACTCTCTTACCTGTCACTCCTCTACATGAGTGCAGGAGTTCGACTGTTCTGCCCTGGACTGGGTCGGGATAGCTCGCGGTGCGCTGCGGGCCCCGCTCCGGCTGTTCATTGACAACTGCATGGGGATCACGCCGCCTCTCCTCAGCCAAGTAGGCGGTCCCGCCGGGTCAACCCCGGCGGGATGAGCAGCGCAACCCACCCTTCCGCGGCGCTCAGTGCTGCGGCCGGTTGCCTCCTCCGCCCGTCCGGCGCCTTCTGCGCTGTACGGGCGGGGTTGAGGGGAGCTGGACAGTCCGGACCATCCATTTCGGAGGGCACTGACATGGCTAAGCGCGTCATCACGGGGTTCGTGACCACCGGCACCGTCCACGGTGGCCAGCACCAGCACACCCACCACGCGGACGGCACGACGACCACCGTCTCCAGCCAGGGCGGCAAGACCATCAAGGTCGTCACCGACAAGAACGGCAACGAGCGCGTGACCAACGCCGACGGGTCGACCCACACCCGCTACAGCGACCCGCAGGATGCCTTCGACGCCATGATGCGGGCCCAGCGCAAGCGCTGACACGGACCCCGCGCTCCTCCCCGGGGCGGCCGACCCGAGCTGGTCGGCCGCCCCGGGCCTTTCGCTCCCGCCGCCGACTTCAAGGGGTACCGCCGTCATGGCTGCCGTTTTCGCCGCTGTTTTCGTCGCTCTGTACGTCGCTCACAGCGTGGGTGACCACTGGGTTCAGTCCTCGCATCAGTCCCTGAACAAGGGGCGCCCCGGGTGGGCCGGCCGTCTCGCGGACACCCGGCACGTCCTTACCCTGACGCTCACCAAGCTCGCCGTGCTGCTCCTGGTCGCCGTGCTGCTGGGGTTACCGCTGTCGCCGCTCGGCATCGTTGCCGGGCTGGGCATTGACGCGGCCTCGCACTGGTGGGCTGACCGCCGCAGCACGCTCGCGTGGCTGGCCAAGGTGACCGGCAAGGGCGAGTTCTACCGGCTGGGCGCCCCGCGCGCCGGCCACGACGACAACCCGCACATCGGCACCGGCGCCTACGCGCTCGACCAGTCCTTCCACCACCTGTGGCTGCTGGTCGCCGCGCTCATCGTCGCCACCGTCTGACGCCCGTTCTTCGCGGGGCGGTCGCACTCCCGGACAAGGACAGCCGACCGCCCCGCGCTTCCCGACGCACCAGGAGGAGAAGCCCACCATGTGCATGCGCACCTTCGTCGCCGGCCAGGACGCCCGCGGCGATCAGGAGTTCGCAGAACTGGCCCTCGGTATCGACGTCGACTTGTTCCGCGGTCCGCTGGAACTGGAGACGCCCGAAGAGCGGGCGGCCCGCGAGGACGCGGCCCGTGACATCCTCGCCGACCTGCGCGAGGCGGCCGCCGCCGGTGACGAGATCGCCGCGTGGGACGCCCTGTACGCCGACGCGCTCACCCGTACCGTCCCGTTCCTGCGCGCCGCTCGCGACCGCCGCCCGGAGGCGGGGGAAGCGGCATGAGCGACCTCGTCACCGCCCTCGCCGGAGCCGGACCGCTCGCTGCCGGATGGGCTGTTCACGGCATGTGGACGTGGCGCCGTCTGGGTGCCGCCCGCCGGGACCCGCTCTCCGGCCTGCCCACACGGGCCGCGTTCGAGCGGCGTGCCGCACGGGCGGTGGCCCGCGGCCCGCACGTCGTCCTGCTGGTCGACCTGGACGGCTTCAAGAAGCTCAACGACACCTTCGGGCACGCCGCGGGGGACGAAGCGATCCGCTTCACCGCTGCGAGCCTGAACGATGCGCTCGTGTACCGCCGGGGAAGCCTTGTGGCCCGTCTCGGCGGAGACGAGTTCGCCGCCGTCGTCCCGGCGCAGGGCCCCGCAGTCCTCCCGTGGCTGCTGGGTGGTCTGCACGGCGAGATCACCGCCCCGTTCGCCTACCAGGGGCAGACCCTCGCTGTCGGCGCGTCGATCGGCGCGTGCTTCACCGCCGAACTGGCCCTTCCCTCCCTGCCGCTGGCGTTACGGCGCGCGGATGACGCCATGTACGCGGCCAAGCGCAACGGGGGCGGGTGGTGCCTCGCAGACGGCTCCGCACCCGTAAGCCTCACCGCACCCGGCTGCAGGTCCCGGCGCGGCGGCACCGCTGCTGGAAGGGGGGCTGTGTGATGGCTGCGCGTACGCCTCTGTCGAAGGTGCAGAAGGCCGTGCTCGGGTGCGCGTTCGCGCCGATGCTGGCCACCGGCGCTGCGGGCGGCATCGGCACGTTCAGCAACATCAGCAGCGTCTACGGGCAGGGCACGGCGTTGGGTGCGGTCGCGGCCGGCGAGGGTGCAACCGCCGTTCTGGCTCTCGTTCTGCTGGGTCTGACGATGCTGGGGCAGTCCTCTCCGTGGCCGGTCCGGGCGGGGTTGTGGGCTCTTCCCGCCGCGGCTGCGGTCATGGCTGCGATGGCGGGTCCCGACGGCGGCCGGATCGTCATCTACGCCGTGACCCCGATGGGTATGTGCGCGTCCGCGGAGGGAATGGCGTTCCTCGCGCGGCGCATCGTCGTTCACACCGACGGCCGTGACGCCGAGGCCGAACGCAAAGCCGCCGCCGTCGTCCAGGCCCTCGCGTACCACCGGGCCCGTGCTGCCAACCATCCCGACGGTCGAGTCCAGAAGCGTTCCGAGCGGAAGTCGTGGCGCCTCGCTCGCAAGGTCGGTGCTGGAGACGTCGCCCTCGGATCGAGGCTGCTGGACGTCCAGCGCGATCGGGTGACGATTGGCGCGGACTCCGCCCTGTCCGCCATGTTCTCCGGGATCGCAAACACGGAGGAATCTACTGATGCCGGGAGGAAACGGTCTACGGCTGAGCTGCAGGAATCGACTCCGGAGCCGGTCGTGCTGACGCGGCTGCCGGTGCCCGATCCAGCGCCGGTCGACTTCATGAAATCGCCTCCTCAGCTCAAGCCCCTCCCGGCGAGCGCACCGGTCGATTCGGTGAAAGCCGATCGGCCGCCGGTGGAGTCGACCAAGAGCCAGGTGATAGCAGCGGACTCTTCCCGGACCCGGCGGGCGACCGGTCGAGTCCCCGACGCGGCACGCTCCCCCCGCCCGAACCGCACGGCGGAGCAGCTGCTTGAGGAGGCGCGCGCCGCGGTAGCCGACTGGCCGGACGGGCACGTCACCGGCGAGGGGATCCGCCGCGCGCTCCACACTTCGCCGGCCAACGCGCGGAAGCTGCGAGATGCCCTCCTCGCCGAACGCGCTCAGCGCGACGCCAGCGATGACGCCGGAGCGTCGGCCGCATGAGCCGGCTGACGCTCGCCGACCACTTCGAATCCCCGAGGAGGGGGTGACCCGTGGCCAAGCCCGATACCCGTCGCCTGGACCGCGTGATCCAAGAGGCCACCCGCCGGCTCAGCGCCGTCCGGGAACGCGAGATGTGGCCGCTGTCCGGCCCCGAGCGCCGTGCCGTGCTCGCCGCTCTGGCCGGCGGCTCGTACAAGACCATCCGCGGCAAGAGCACCGCCCGCGCCGATCAACGGTTGGAGACAGCCTGGAGCGCGGCTGAGACCCGGCTCATCGCGGAACTCACCGCACTGCAGATCGAGCGGCAGCGGCTCGTACGCGAGGCGGCCAAGGAGAAGGCCGCCAAGACGGCCAAGAAGTCGTCGGGGTGGTGGTGACCATGGCTCGCGTGGACACGCCTCCGGGTGAGTGCCCGCAGTGCTGGCAGCACGCCCACGATCCTCGCGTACACCGCCACCTCGGCCCGCGAGTGGACTGCCTGCAGTGCGTGGACCACATGCGCAACGGTTGCCCGAACATCGTGCCCAAGAAGAAGTCGAGCTGGTGGTGAGCGCAGGCCCGTCGCGCGCCCTTCCCGCCACCTGAGGCGCGGCATTGCACGCCCCGGCTGCTGGGGTGGCTGTCCCCGGTATGGGGCCCGGCCACCCCGGCACCTTCCCTTACCTCCCACCCCGATCGGGGCAGTCAGGAGAGCTTCGGCATGAGCGAGAACGTTGTACGCCTACACAAGGACACCGAACCGCCGGCCGACACGGCGGCCGTGACCACGCTGACCGTGGTCCCCGACCCCGAGCCGCCGGCGCCCGTGCCGCTGTGGGTGCGCTCCGGCCACGCCCTCAAGGCCGCCGTCACGCACGAGCACACCAAGACCGCTGTCCGCGTGGTGGCCCGGCACAGTCTCTACGTCGCCGGAGGGGCCCGGATCGTGGCCCGCCGTACCTGGGACGGGCGGACCGCCGCCCGCTACGAACGCATGCTCCGCGCTGCTGAGGCGGCCGGGAACTACGAGGTGGCCGCGGAGTGGGAGGAGCGCGGGCAGCGCTACCGCGAGGCCCGTCACCGACGCCGCATGGACCTGCTCCACTCCCCGGTCGACGCGGCCAGGGGCGCCCTGGTCGGCACGGGGATGGGCATTGGTTCGCTGGTCGCCCTCGGGGTGGTGCTGGCCATCGCCAACAAGGACATCACCGACGTGATCACGCCTTTGATGGCGGTGATCGAGTTCATCCGTCTGCTCATCACCGTCGTCCAGGTGGTGTGGGGGCCGCTGATCACCCTCGGCCCGTTCCTGGCCCTGCTCGGCCTGTGGGCCGTCGGCCGGCATCAGCAGGCCGCACCGCAGTGGGCTCTTCCCGCCCGCGTCCGTAGCGGCGAGGGCGAGCCCATCACCCCCTCGATCGTCGTCAAAGCCCTGCGGGACGTGGGGGTTCCCGCGCTGCGTAAGGCGATTGACGAGATGGGCGACGTCGGTGCCTCGATGCTGTCCCCGATCGTGATCGCCGGATGCGGCGTCGAGGTGGACGTCACCCTGCCGTCTGGGGTGTCCACGGATGAGATCCAGAAGCGGCGCCGGAAGCTTGCGGAGAACCTGTCGCGGCACGAGCACGAGGTGTTCATCACCATCCCGCCGGCCGCCCGCACCGTGCGGCTGTGGGTCTCGGACTCCGGCGCGCTGGATGAGCCGATCGGCCCGTCCCCGCTGACCACCGACGACACCCTGACCGCCGACTACAAGAACGGCAAGGCTCCGTGGGGGCAGGACCTGCGCGGCGACGCGGCAGCCCTGAGCCTGTACCAGCGGCACCTGCTCATCACCGGCTTGTCCAACCAGGGCAAGACCGCCGCACTGCGGGCCCTCGCGCTGTGGCTGGCACTCGACCGCACAGTGGAGTTCCGCCTCGCCGACCTCAAGGGCGCGGGGGACTGGGCCATGTTCGAGGGGCTCGCCACGGTGCTCATCCAGGGACCGACCGATGAGCACGTGATCGAAGCGACCGAGATGGTTGAAGGCGGTGTGCGGGAGATGGAACGTCGTCTGACGGCGCCGGCCGGCACTGCATTCCCGCTGCTGGTTCTGCTGGTTGATGAGGCGCAGGTGGCATTCATGTGCCCGCTGGTCGACGCGGACAAGCGGCCGTACGGCGGCAGCAAGGCCACCTCGCGCTACTTCATGGGCGCCCGGAAGATCCACAATCAGGGGCGTGCGGTGAATGTGCTGCTGTGGCAGGGCACGCAGGACCCCACCGACCAGAACCTCCCCAAGCTGGTTCGCGAGGGTGCACACACCCGCGCTTCGCTCGCGCTGGGCACCGAATCGCAGGCCCGCATGGCGCTGGGCGACAAGGCCGTAGACGGCGGCGCTGCACCCAACCTGCTGCGCCCCGGCCTGGACAAGGGCACGCTCGTCGTCGCGTCCGACGGCATCGCCATCCCGGCTGGCCAGTCCTCCGTCACGGTGCGCACGCACTACATCGACACCGACACAGCCACCAAGATCGCCGAGCGGGCGAAAGCGCTGCGGGACGGGGTGGCCACGCTGCATGTCATCGAGCGGGGCGAGGAACACGACCCGCTCGCCGACATCGCCACCGTCATCGGCGACGCCCCGCGGCTGCTCACCCAAGACGTCCTCAAGCGCCTCACCGCGCTGGACGAGGACGCCTACGGGGACTGGACGTTCGTGGACCTCAAGCGCGTCTTGGACGGCACCGGAGCCGAGCCCTACAAGTCCGACGGCCGCATGGTCGTCGGCCGTGACCGCATCCTGCGCGCCCTCGCCAATCGCCCGGAGACGGATTCCGCTTCTGCCGTCGGATAGAGGGAGCGCCGTCCCGCGCAGGTCAGGGAGACAGGGAG is part of the Streptomyces roseifaciens genome and encodes:
- a CDS encoding GntR family transcriptional regulator; its protein translation is MSRDSGKPRYLQIADDLAQQIRTKVLAPGEQVPSEADLMDRYAVAQGTVRKAMTELRATGLIETHHGKGSYVRNRPPVRRKSSDRFRRSHRLAGKAAYLAEAEQAGSTASVRVLYVGPVEAPAEIAERLAVPAGAKVLARRRLYFSDGIPTEEATSYLPWDVAKDIPELFEENPGGGGIYARLEEHGHRLKELAETVRVRLATKQETVALSLSPGSPIIHLTRNAESEAGRVVEVCDTIMAADQFVLDYRIPAGD
- a CDS encoding DUF3307 domain-containing protein is translated as MAAVFAAVFVALYVAHSVGDHWVQSSHQSLNKGRPGWAGRLADTRHVLTLTLTKLAVLLLVAVLLGLPLSPLGIVAGLGIDAASHWWADRRSTLAWLAKVTGKGEFYRLGAPRAGHDDNPHIGTGAYALDQSFHHLWLLVAALIVATV
- a CDS encoding cell division protein FtsK; the encoded protein is MSENVVRLHKDTEPPADTAAVTTLTVVPDPEPPAPVPLWVRSGHALKAAVTHEHTKTAVRVVARHSLYVAGGARIVARRTWDGRTAARYERMLRAAEAAGNYEVAAEWEERGQRYREARHRRRMDLLHSPVDAARGALVGTGMGIGSLVALGVVLAIANKDITDVITPLMAVIEFIRLLITVVQVVWGPLITLGPFLALLGLWAVGRHQQAAPQWALPARVRSGEGEPITPSIVVKALRDVGVPALRKAIDEMGDVGASMLSPIVIAGCGVEVDVTLPSGVSTDEIQKRRRKLAENLSRHEHEVFITIPPAARTVRLWVSDSGALDEPIGPSPLTTDDTLTADYKNGKAPWGQDLRGDAAALSLYQRHLLITGLSNQGKTAALRALALWLALDRTVEFRLADLKGAGDWAMFEGLATVLIQGPTDEHVIEATEMVEGGVREMERRLTAPAGTAFPLLVLLVDEAQVAFMCPLVDADKRPYGGSKATSRYFMGARKIHNQGRAVNVLLWQGTQDPTDQNLPKLVREGAHTRASLALGTESQARMALGDKAVDGGAAPNLLRPGLDKGTLVVASDGIAIPAGQSSVTVRTHYIDTDTATKIAERAKALRDGVATLHVIERGEEHDPLADIATVIGDAPRLLTQDVLKRLTALDEDAYGDWTFVDLKRVLDGTGAEPYKSDGRMVVGRDRILRALANRPETDSASAVG
- a CDS encoding L-lactate permease, producing the protein MNAALATLPILVTLGLLALSVRALYASLAALATALVLTATSFRTPLGDLGDAQLHMLPTIVELGAILFGGILLSELMTRTGAQSRMGNWIGSACSSPSRAVLLVMLGVTPFAESLTGFGIGVIVAIPLLRQLGLPPAKAAVVGLLGLVTVPWGSLAPGSLVAAELGDVDFQQLGIDSALLSAPVFLICGAATLVVALGARRALASAGDLLLAVAALWGTVWAVNTFIGVPLAGVLGGLVTMVVLLVVSRMLERGGAEGKREPIGRTLSPYGFLVAGLLVSRLILESAGVKEGWWTVVAGPGGWLLVTAALTPKLLGAGEPVLGPAAVAALGRWWQVTLTTVVFLTLGTVLTVTGMSRELAEACATIGSSYLVLAPWIGAVGGFLAGSNTGANAMFAASQANTAEALGYSTGHLVAVQNVSAALASGASSARVVLAAQLAQNAPGPAAPSKAPKPAGTSAPSSSPSGTATGTMTTPVVQTAVNADTDTDADRPVDTRWVLRTVLSVHALVFLTTGVIAVLWQ
- a CDS encoding GGDEF domain-containing protein, which produces MSDLVTALAGAGPLAAGWAVHGMWTWRRLGAARRDPLSGLPTRAAFERRAARAVARGPHVVLLVDLDGFKKLNDTFGHAAGDEAIRFTAASLNDALVYRRGSLVARLGGDEFAAVVPAQGPAVLPWLLGGLHGEITAPFAYQGQTLAVGASIGACFTAELALPSLPLALRRADDAMYAAKRNGGGWCLADGSAPVSLTAPGCRSRRGGTAAGRGAV
- a CDS encoding NUDIX hydrolase — its product is MSNATGKDSIVALHSVSVAGIVVREDGRVLAIRRADNGTWEPPGGVLELEEQPEAGVIREVLEETGIRVSVERLTGIYKNMSRGVVALVFRCRPEEGMERTSSESTAVEWLTPEEVEKWMGEVYAVRVLDALDTTTPMPHVRAHDGHHLLESA
- a CDS encoding pRL2-8: MARVDTPPGECPQCWQHAHDPRVHRHLGPRVDCLQCVDHMRNGCPNIVPKKKSSWW